One Lepus europaeus isolate LE1 chromosome 7, mLepTim1.pri, whole genome shotgun sequence DNA segment encodes these proteins:
- the SLC3A2 gene encoding amino acid transporter heavy chain SLC3A2 has translation MSQDTEVDMKEVELNELEPEKQPMNAASEAAVAMAVAGGAEKNGLVKIKVAEDEAEAAAKFTGLSKEELLKVAGSPGWVRTRWALLLLFWLGWIGMLAGAVVIIVRAPRCRELPVQRWWHKGALYRVGDLRAFEARDSGDLAGLKGHLDYLSTLKVKGLVLGPIHKNQKDDVAGTNLQEIDPAVGSKEEFDSFLQSAKKKSIRVILDLTPNYLGQNSWFLPTQVDLVATRVKDALNFWLQAGVDGFQVRDVGNLTNAALHLAEWRNITKSFSEDRLLIAGTESSDLHQILSLLESTKDLLLTSSYLSASGVSGENMKFLVTQYLNATDSHWCSWSLSQAGLLTSFVPAQLLRLYQLLLFTLPGTPVFSYGDEIGLQAAALPGEPAKAPVMLWDESSLPSASVSANMTVKGQNEDPGSLLSLFRRLSDQRGKERSLLHGDFHALSTGSNLFSYVRHWDQNERFLVVLNFGDESLSARLGASSLPADASLPARADLLLSTHPGREEGTSLALEHLNLEPHEGLLLHFPYVA, from the exons ATGAGCCAGGATACCGAGGTGGATATGAAGGAGGTGGAGCTGAACGAGCTGGAACCCGAGAAGCAGCCGATGAATGCGGCGTCGGAGGCCGCCGTGGCCATGGCCGTGGCGGGCGGCGCCGAGAAGAACGGTCTGGTGAAGATCAAGGTGGCCGAAGACGAGGCGGAGGCGGCGGCCAAGTTCACGGGCCTGTCCAAAGAGGAGCTGCTGAAGGTGGCGGGCAGCCCCGGCTGGGTGCGCACGCGCTGggcgctgctgctgctcttctggcTCGGCTGGATCGgcatgctggccggcgccgtggtcaTCATCGTGCGGGCGCCGCGCTGCCGCGAGCTGCCGGTGCAGCGGTGGTGGCACAAGGGCGCCCTCTACCGCGTCGGCGACCTGCGGGCCTTCGAGGCCCGCGACTCGGGCGACCTCGCCG GTCTGAAGGGTCATCTGGATTACCTGAGCACTCTGAAGGTGAAGGGCCTTGTGCTGGGCCCCATTCACAAGAATCAGAAGGATGATGTCGCCGGGACCAACTTGCAAGAAATCGACCCGGCGGTTGGCTCCAAGGAAGAGTTTGACAGCTTCCTGCAGTCGGCCAAGAAGAAGA GCATCCGCGTCATTTTGGACCTCACTCCTAACTACCTGGGTCAGAACTCGTGGTTCCTCCCCACTCAGGTTGACCTTGTGGCCACCAGGGTGAAG GATGCTCTGAATTTTTGGCTGCAGGCTGGCGTGGATGGCTTCCAGGTTCGGGACGTGGGGAATCTGACG AACGCAGCCTTACACTTGGCCGAGTGGCGGAACATCACTAAGAGCTTCAGTGAAGACAG GCTGTTGATTGCAGGGACAGAGTCCTCGGACCTTCATCAGATCCTGAGCCTACTCGAATCCACCAAGGATCTGCTGTTGACCAGCTCGTACCTGTCAGCCTCCGGTGTCTCTGGGGAGAATATGAAGTTCCTAGTCACCCAGTATTTGAATGCCACTGACAGTCACTGGTGCAGCTGGAGT TTGTCGCAGGCGGGGCTCCTGACTTCCTTCGTGCCAGCTCAGCTCCTCCGACTCtaccagctgctgctcttcacCCTGCCCGGCACCCCTGTGTTCAGCTACGGGGATGAGATTGGCCTGCAGGCGGCTGCCCTTCCTGGAGAG CCTGCAAAGGCCCCAGTCATGCTGTGGGATGAATCCAGCTTGCCCAGTGCTTCTGTGAGCGCCAACATGACGGTGAAG GGCCAGAATGAAGACCCtggctccctcctctccctcttccggCGGCTGAGTGACCAGCGGGGTAAGGAGCGTTCCCTGCTGCACGGGGACTTCCACGCCCTCTCCACCGGGTCCAACCTCTTCTCCTACGTCCGCCACTGGGACCAGAATGAGCGTTTCCTGGTAGTGCTCAACTTTGGGGACGAGAGCCTGTCAGCCAGGCTGGGGGCCTCCAGCCTGCCTGCCGATGCCAGTCTGCCAGCCCGGGCTGACCTGCTGCTCAGCACCCATCCGGGCCGTGAGGAGGGCACCTCCCTTGCACTGGAGCACCTGAACCTGGAACCCCATGAggggctgctgctccacttcccctatGTGGCCTGA